A genome region from Bacteroidales bacterium includes the following:
- a CDS encoding hybrid sensor histidine kinase/response regulator, translating to MNKDYQDSKEESKILLIDDSVQNLKLLGNMLREKDYQIALARDGKEGLQLAKKIYPDLILLDIMMPDLDGYEVCKQLKEDEQTKDIPVIFLTAKTSNEDLVKGFQLGGVDYITKPFNREELFMRIKTHLDLKKAHDKISSQAETLRELNETKDKMFSVISHDLRAPLGGIKSMLDLIYEDNSDKMEISRKSLDSLKNAADQTYNLLENLLYWSRSQRGSLVNHPEVINIYELVVENIELLRTMSKNKNIEIFNRVDENIHAYADRNMIKTVLRNLIINAIKFTDEKGTVSISGKENNGKIEVEVADNGIGIQQSNLEKILNYKEYYTTFGTKREKGSGLGLNLCIDFIERNNGELFIDSEYGKGSTFTFTLPSGNNT from the coding sequence ATGAATAAAGACTATCAAGACTCAAAGGAAGAATCCAAAATATTATTAATTGACGACAGTGTCCAAAACCTCAAACTGCTGGGCAACATGCTCAGAGAAAAGGATTATCAGATTGCATTGGCCAGAGATGGGAAAGAGGGGTTGCAACTGGCAAAGAAAATTTACCCTGATTTGATTTTGTTAGATATCATGATGCCTGATTTAGATGGATATGAGGTTTGTAAGCAACTTAAAGAGGATGAACAGACAAAGGATATTCCCGTCATCTTTTTAACTGCCAAGACATCCAACGAAGACCTGGTAAAGGGATTTCAGCTCGGGGGAGTGGATTATATCACCAAGCCTTTTAACAGAGAAGAATTGTTCATGAGGATAAAGACGCACCTTGATCTGAAGAAAGCTCATGATAAGATTTCTTCTCAGGCGGAAACGCTCAGGGAACTCAATGAAACCAAAGATAAGATGTTTTCAGTGATTTCTCATGATTTGCGGGCTCCATTAGGAGGGATAAAGAGCATGCTGGATTTGATTTATGAAGACAATTCCGACAAGATGGAAATTTCTCGCAAATCACTGGATTCTTTGAAGAATGCCGCCGATCAAACATATAATCTTCTTGAGAACCTTCTTTACTGGTCGAGAAGTCAGAGAGGCAGTCTTGTCAATCATCCGGAAGTAATTAATATATATGAGCTGGTTGTGGAAAATATAGAGTTGCTCAGAACCATGTCTAAAAACAAAAATATTGAGATTTTCAACAGGGTGGATGAAAACATACATGCTTATGCGGATCGCAATATGATCAAAACCGTTTTAAGGAACCTGATCATTAATGCCATTAAATTTACGGATGAAAAAGGCACCGTTTCAATATCGGGCAAAGAAAATAACGGAAAGATTGAGGTAGAAGTAGCGGATAACGGGATAGGTATACAACAAAGCAACCTGGAAAAAATTCTCAATTACAAGGAATATTACACCACTTTTGGTACCAAGCGGGAAAAAGGCAGTGGTCTCGGATTGAATTTGTGCATCGATTTTATCGAACGCAACAACGGGGAGTTATTTATAGATAGTGAATACGGCAAGGGAAGCACTTTTACCTTTACATTGCCCAGTGGAAATAACACATAA
- a CDS encoding tetratricopeptide repeat protein produces the protein MKNLIILLITSVLFVHLSYAQSINNETKAQFNRAVDFINRNDTGKAILVLDSVIQNAPHFGKAYLERGKLLFMVDSIEKARQDFTRALFINDEMGAANFYLGYINYKHNRPDSAIRELTIALEKKYRNPEVYYIRGLANYDLGVYNNAISNFNNAIDSDYDFAYAYNDRGSAKMHIGDFQGAIQDFKQAVSYNTQLALAYNNLGNAQIQASDYTNAIESFSGAIDMDPNYYKAYINRGRVKAIRENYEGAISDLKKAIKIHPGDAKAYNNLGIVYLKKTEFQKAIQQFNKAIEENDSLGEAYLNRGMARENLGDFDQACTDWQMARELGLEKADKYLEDCK, from the coding sequence ATGAAGAATCTGATTATTTTATTAATTACCAGCGTTTTATTCGTACATCTTTCGTATGCACAATCTATAAATAATGAAACGAAAGCACAATTTAACAGGGCTGTAGATTTTATTAACCGGAATGACACAGGAAAAGCCATTCTTGTTCTTGATTCTGTAATACAGAACGCCCCTCATTTTGGGAAAGCTTACCTGGAACGGGGGAAACTTTTGTTTATGGTGGACAGCATCGAAAAGGCCCGCCAGGATTTTACCCGGGCGCTTTTTATTAATGATGAAATGGGAGCAGCAAATTTTTACCTGGGATACATCAATTATAAACACAACAGACCAGATTCGGCCATACGGGAGTTAACCATTGCTCTTGAAAAAAAATACAGAAATCCCGAAGTATATTATATAAGGGGGCTGGCCAATTACGATCTTGGAGTTTATAACAATGCCATCAGCAATTTCAACAATGCAATAGATTCCGATTATGATTTTGCTTATGCTTATAATGACCGGGGAAGTGCAAAAATGCATATCGGCGATTTTCAAGGAGCTATACAGGATTTTAAGCAAGCCGTTTCATATAATACCCAATTGGCCCTTGCTTATAATAATTTGGGTAATGCTCAGATTCAGGCCTCTGATTATACAAATGCCATTGAAAGTTTTTCCGGGGCAATCGATATGGATCCCAATTATTATAAAGCCTATATAAACAGAGGAAGGGTTAAAGCCATCCGGGAGAATTATGAAGGTGCCATTAGTGATCTGAAAAAGGCGATAAAAATACATCCTGGAGATGCAAAGGCCTATAATAATCTGGGCATAGTATATTTGAAGAAAACGGAATTTCAAAAGGCCATTCAACAGTTTAATAAGGCAATTGAGGAAAATGATTCACTCGGTGAAGCTTATCTGAACAGGGGAATGGCCAGAGAAAACCTTGGTGATTTTGATCAGGCCTGCACAGATTGGCAGATGGCCAGGGAACTGGGGCTGGAAAAAGCCGATAAATATCTGGAAGACTGTAAATAA
- a CDS encoding PAS domain S-box protein produces the protein MAVSLHNIILIHKQKSAIAYLGKCLEDKGVEVAFVSRADINKGNVRDLYETGPDLLLLEETEAGEIDFSHYNKLSGYFPNVPIISVITKEKEQYIEDLIRAGACDFIYKDTRSSEVLARLCASLAHKEESIHLAADDHSKNSSDPYYQWFSKTFQSQKVLMDSTSLKQYEEEIKKLYTAVEQSSSMVIIADPDGRISFANQQFQGETGYTTEDLNETHVNLFNYIHSGHQNIDDIWRKLSSGEDWEGEVLNKKKNGEIYWERASVSPVFDQAGKIIHYIAIKENITEEKELNEKILERNKYDQLRSEFWKFAFLSESENVLLEYLLNRLGETLNLDRVSFFKYQQGSYQCTEQWTRDESDKPGNIVKLPDWLIPKIIERDYYEIPENELKMLQSDSPQYFGSVRSLLVISYGDIKNPSGCFLLEDFKARKHWNSQEIKIAGDLSNIVKLKTETLESTEILRRSEEKFRIITENSREFVGVHDNEGSFEYVSPSSKEMLGYGQEELLGKKPYDFIHPEDMQPVKDHFFRQVTDANLDNKIEYRVKRKDGHYIWFETIIQPIRNKEGEVVEIQTSSRDITERKQVEQQIREKEEKYRNIFESMFDVYLEVNVEDGEILEISPSVERISGYSRHELIGRSIFPIYAHSEEWQELIDTLSKKERVSDFEVNLLNKDGEKVTCSYSVRMIKDMNGNPKKMVGTLRDISERKRAERQLEEAKVKAESASKAKSEFLANMSHEIRTPMNAILGFSEVLMNKLEDEENRSHLEAILSSGRTLLSLINDILDLSKIEAGKMQINYEPVELPILVEDIQHIFEKKLSEKNLSLKIDIDRNLPHILYLDEVRIRQILFNLVGNAIKFTDEGYIKIGVYIKETEPDKYQLNLMVKDTGVGIPRKQQRLIFNAFHQQYGQDSRRYEGSGLGLSITRKLVEKMNGQIKLDSRIGQGSKFEIILPDIQRGQQKEASYRKEPVDHTRVAFKPATILVVDDIQYNIDTIKNLVNSENIKFTEAQNAEKALEIVKITPPDLILMDLKLPDMSGYEATAIIKSTKKSQTIPVLGFTATAMANDESQAKSLFDDFITKPVTKNELFGKLTKYLSYKPQKSTSVKEEKEVSEPRKLTKEDYRKILEILEFDLMNDWEEIKDNLVIYKIETFLDKLEDLSKTYPMEVINDYQKELATYMNNLDIENMERKLKEFPSKVEEIKNG, from the coding sequence TATATTGAAGATTTGATTCGTGCGGGTGCTTGTGATTTTATTTATAAAGATACCCGATCTTCCGAAGTGCTGGCCCGTTTGTGTGCCAGCCTGGCTCACAAAGAGGAAAGCATTCATCTGGCGGCAGATGACCATAGCAAAAACTCATCCGATCCATATTACCAGTGGTTCTCAAAAACCTTCCAATCTCAAAAAGTATTGATGGATTCCACTTCATTAAAGCAGTATGAAGAAGAAATTAAAAAACTCTACACTGCCGTTGAGCAAAGTTCAAGCATGGTAATTATTGCTGACCCGGATGGCAGGATTTCTTTTGCCAATCAGCAATTTCAAGGTGAAACGGGTTATACCACAGAAGACTTAAATGAAACCCATGTCAATCTGTTCAATTATATTCATTCAGGCCACCAGAACATAGATGATATCTGGAGAAAATTGAGTTCCGGGGAGGATTGGGAAGGAGAAGTGCTTAATAAGAAAAAGAATGGTGAAATATACTGGGAAAGGGCTTCTGTTTCACCGGTTTTCGACCAGGCCGGGAAAATCATCCATTATATTGCCATTAAAGAAAACATAACAGAAGAGAAGGAGCTCAATGAAAAAATTCTGGAACGGAATAAATATGATCAGTTGCGGAGTGAATTCTGGAAATTTGCCTTCTTGTCAGAGAGCGAAAATGTTTTGCTTGAGTATCTGCTGAATCGATTGGGGGAGACATTAAATCTTGACCGGGTCAGTTTTTTTAAGTACCAACAGGGATCTTATCAATGTACAGAGCAATGGACCCGGGACGAGTCCGACAAACCCGGCAATATTGTTAAATTGCCTGATTGGTTAATTCCTAAAATTATTGAGCGGGATTATTATGAAATTCCTGAAAATGAACTAAAGATGCTTCAATCAGACAGTCCCCAATATTTTGGATCTGTTAGAAGCTTGCTTGTCATATCATACGGGGATATTAAAAATCCATCCGGATGCTTTTTGCTGGAAGATTTTAAGGCAAGGAAACATTGGAACTCGCAGGAAATCAAGATTGCAGGGGATTTGTCCAATATAGTGAAGTTGAAGACCGAAACCCTTGAATCAACCGAGATACTTCGGAGATCAGAAGAAAAATTCAGGATCATTACGGAAAATTCAAGGGAATTCGTAGGGGTTCACGACAATGAAGGGAGCTTTGAATATGTGTCTCCCTCAAGCAAAGAAATGCTTGGTTATGGTCAGGAAGAGCTTCTGGGAAAAAAACCGTATGATTTTATTCATCCGGAAGATATGCAACCTGTTAAAGATCATTTTTTCAGGCAGGTTACGGATGCCAATCTTGATAATAAAATTGAATATAGAGTAAAACGCAAGGACGGTCATTATATATGGTTTGAAACAATTATCCAGCCCATAAGGAATAAAGAAGGTGAGGTAGTTGAAATCCAAACCTCTTCCCGGGATATTACCGAAAGAAAACAGGTAGAACAACAGATTCGTGAAAAAGAAGAAAAATACCGGAATATTTTTGAAAGCATGTTCGATGTCTATCTTGAAGTAAATGTGGAGGATGGTGAAATACTCGAAATAAGTCCTTCTGTTGAGAGAATTTCCGGTTACTCCAGGCACGAATTGATAGGCAGGTCCATTTTTCCAATCTATGCCCATTCTGAAGAATGGCAGGAACTTATTGATACCCTTTCCAAAAAAGAAAGGGTCAGTGATTTTGAAGTAAATTTATTGAATAAGGACGGTGAAAAAGTTACATGTTCCTATTCGGTTCGGATGATAAAGGATATGAATGGTAACCCGAAAAAGATGGTTGGAACATTGAGGGACATTTCAGAACGAAAACGCGCTGAAAGACAGTTGGAAGAAGCTAAGGTAAAAGCAGAGTCGGCATCGAAAGCCAAAAGTGAATTTCTGGCCAATATGTCTCATGAAATTCGTACTCCGATGAATGCCATTCTGGGCTTTAGTGAAGTATTGATGAATAAGCTGGAGGATGAGGAAAACAGGAGCCATCTTGAGGCCATTCTGTCCAGCGGCAGGACACTCTTATCATTGATTAATGACATTCTTGATCTTTCTAAGATTGAGGCTGGCAAAATGCAAATTAATTATGAACCGGTTGAGTTACCAATATTGGTAGAAGATATCCAGCACATCTTTGAAAAGAAACTTTCGGAAAAGAACCTCAGTTTAAAAATTGATATTGACAGGAATCTGCCTCATATATTATATCTCGATGAAGTAAGAATAAGACAGATACTTTTCAATCTTGTGGGGAACGCCATCAAATTTACAGATGAGGGCTATATTAAGATTGGTGTGTATATAAAAGAAACAGAACCCGATAAGTATCAACTGAATTTGATGGTGAAAGATACGGGAGTTGGGATTCCCCGAAAGCAGCAACGATTGATCTTCAATGCATTTCACCAGCAATATGGACAGGATTCCCGAAGATATGAAGGTTCAGGATTGGGTCTCTCTATTACAAGGAAACTGGTGGAGAAAATGAATGGTCAGATTAAACTGGACAGCCGGATAGGTCAGGGGAGCAAGTTTGAGATTATCCTCCCTGATATCCAAAGGGGTCAACAGAAGGAAGCTTCTTACCGCAAGGAACCGGTTGATCATACCAGGGTAGCATTTAAACCTGCGACCATTCTTGTGGTGGATGATATACAATATAATATTGACACCATCAAGAATCTTGTTAATTCTGAAAATATTAAATTTACCGAAGCTCAGAATGCCGAGAAAGCATTGGAGATAGTGAAGATTACGCCCCCGGATCTCATATTGATGGATCTTAAATTGCCGGATATGAGCGGCTATGAAGCTACAGCCATCATTAAGTCTACAAAAAAATCGCAGACGATACCTGTTTTGGGCTTTACTGCCACGGCAATGGCAAATGATGAATCCCAGGCCAAAAGCCTTTTTGACGATTTCATCACAAAACCGGTCACCAAAAATGAATTGTTTGGAAAATTGACTAAATATTTGTCTTATAAACCCCAAAAATCAACCTCCGTAAAAGAAGAAAAGGAAGTTTCCGAACCCAGAAAGCTGACAAAAGAGGATTACAGGAAGATTTTAGAGATACTTGAGTTTGATTTGATGAATGATTGGGAAGAAATAAAGGATAACCTCGTAATCTATAAAATTGAGACTTTTCTGGATAAGTTGGAGGATCTGAGCAAAACATACCCTATGGAAGTCATAAATGACTATCAGAAGGAACTTGCAACCTATATGAATAATTTAGATATTGAGAATATGGAACGTAAGCTCAAGGAATTTCCTTCTAAGGTTGAAGAGATTAAAAATGGCTGA
- a CDS encoding STAS domain-containing protein has protein sequence MLKSEKRNGVEILSFENVSKLNILVAQTLKEEMAQYLNSSGKNLVLNMEGIEYVDSSGFGALLSILRNAKNNNSTFKICNVSPDVMELVKLLQLHNVFEIYDSVEECVQSFQ, from the coding sequence ATGTTAAAAAGTGAAAAAAGAAACGGAGTTGAAATCCTTTCCTTTGAAAACGTGAGCAAACTCAACATATTGGTTGCTCAGACCTTAAAGGAAGAAATGGCACAATACCTTAATTCCAGCGGAAAAAACCTGGTGCTCAACATGGAAGGCATTGAATATGTTGACAGTAGCGGATTTGGTGCTTTGCTGTCCATTCTCCGAAATGCCAAAAACAACAACAGCACTTTTAAAATTTGCAACGTCTCACCGGACGTTATGGAACTTGTAAAGCTGCTGCAACTCCATAATGTTTTTGAGATTTACGACAGTGTAGAAGAGTGTGTTCAAAGCTTCCAATAG
- the clpB gene encoding ATP-dependent chaperone ClpB, whose amino-acid sequence MNLNNFTIKSQETLQKAFSVAESYQNQAIENGHLLKSLMSEAGDVANYLLKKVNVNTENLNAVLNSILESYPKVEGGGEPYLSNNANKALRQALNYSQDQGDKFVSVEHILLGILSAGDNVSQLLKDNGVSEKELKKAIEELRKGSKVESQTAEDQFDALNRYAINLIERARNGKLDPVIGRDDEIRRVLQILTRRTKNNPVLIGDAGVGKTAIAEGLAHRIVSGDVPENLKSRQIYALDMGALIAGAKYKGEFEERLKAVVKEVTQSEGEIVLFIDEIHTLVGAGRAEGAMDAANILKPALARGELRAIGATTLNEYQKYIEQDKALERRFQKVIIDEPDETSAISILRGIKERYENHHKVRIKDNALIAAVELSKRYITDRYLPDKAIDLIDEAASKLRLEMNSVPESIDDIERRIGQLEVEREAIKREGGNKKSEELDEQIANLKEERDRLRSKWEQERSIIDQIQKNKEAIENYNHEAKIAEREGDYGKVAELRYGKIKEAQDQVEKLQKDLAEVQGEDALIKEDVEDEDIAEVVARWTGIPVSKMMQSEREKLLKLEDELHKRVVGQDEAIHVVSDAVRRSRAGLQDANRPIGSFIFLGTTGVGKTELARALAEFLFDDEDMMTRIDMSEYQERHTVSRLVGAPPGYVGYEEGGQLTEAVRRKPYSVILLDEIEKAHADVFNILLQVLDDGRLTDNKGRIADFKNTIIIMTSNVGSHLIQEKIDNLTDENREEIMEEVRQQVFQMLRQTIRPEFINRIDEIVTFAPLTREQIEQIVRLQFERIKKMLAKQHIDIELTDNAVEALASRGYDPHYGARPVRRVIQKAVVNELSKEILAGNINKDKKVTVDYDGENITFSN is encoded by the coding sequence ATGAATCTAAATAATTTCACCATAAAGTCACAGGAAACCTTGCAGAAGGCTTTCTCTGTTGCTGAAAGCTACCAGAATCAGGCAATAGAGAACGGACATCTTTTAAAATCTTTAATGAGTGAAGCAGGGGATGTGGCCAATTATTTACTGAAAAAGGTTAATGTCAATACGGAGAATCTGAATGCAGTATTGAACAGCATACTGGAATCCTATCCGAAAGTAGAGGGGGGTGGCGAACCCTATCTTTCGAATAATGCCAACAAAGCGCTGAGGCAGGCTTTGAATTATTCGCAAGATCAAGGAGATAAATTCGTCTCGGTAGAACATATATTGCTGGGAATCCTTTCCGCCGGAGATAATGTATCGCAGTTGCTTAAGGATAACGGAGTAAGCGAAAAAGAATTGAAGAAAGCGATAGAGGAGTTGCGGAAGGGATCGAAAGTAGAGAGTCAGACTGCTGAAGATCAGTTTGACGCATTGAATCGTTATGCCATCAATTTGATTGAACGGGCCAGAAACGGAAAACTTGATCCGGTAATAGGAAGGGATGATGAAATAAGAAGGGTATTACAGATCCTTACCAGAAGAACCAAGAACAATCCTGTACTCATCGGAGATGCAGGAGTGGGTAAAACAGCCATTGCAGAGGGACTTGCTCATCGCATCGTAAGTGGTGATGTGCCGGAAAATCTTAAAAGCCGGCAGATTTATGCCCTTGATATGGGCGCATTAATTGCCGGTGCAAAATATAAAGGTGAATTTGAAGAGCGGTTGAAAGCCGTTGTAAAGGAAGTAACTCAGTCCGAGGGAGAGATCGTTCTGTTCATTGACGAGATCCATACGCTTGTAGGTGCAGGTAGAGCAGAAGGCGCAATGGATGCCGCCAATATACTGAAACCTGCACTGGCACGGGGTGAATTACGGGCTATAGGGGCTACTACCCTGAACGAATATCAAAAGTACATTGAGCAGGACAAGGCGCTGGAACGAAGGTTTCAGAAAGTGATTATAGATGAGCCGGATGAAACCAGTGCCATCTCTATTCTCCGGGGTATTAAAGAGCGGTATGAAAACCATCATAAAGTCAGGATCAAGGACAATGCCTTGATTGCCGCAGTTGAGCTGTCTAAAAGATATATCACTGACAGATATCTGCCCGACAAGGCAATAGACCTGATTGATGAGGCTGCCTCCAAGCTTAGGCTGGAAATGAATTCTGTGCCCGAGAGCATAGATGATATAGAGAGAAGGATTGGCCAGCTTGAAGTGGAAAGAGAAGCCATTAAACGTGAAGGAGGTAATAAAAAATCCGAAGAGCTGGATGAACAGATTGCCAATCTTAAAGAAGAGCGCGATCGGTTACGTTCTAAATGGGAGCAGGAAAGAAGCATCATTGACCAGATCCAGAAGAATAAAGAGGCCATAGAAAACTATAACCATGAGGCCAAAATAGCTGAAAGAGAGGGCGATTACGGAAAAGTAGCTGAATTGAGATACGGAAAGATTAAGGAGGCTCAGGATCAGGTGGAGAAATTGCAGAAAGATCTGGCTGAAGTCCAGGGAGAAGATGCACTGATCAAAGAAGATGTTGAAGATGAAGATATAGCAGAAGTTGTAGCCAGATGGACCGGTATCCCTGTAAGTAAGATGATGCAAAGTGAAAGAGAGAAGCTTCTGAAGCTCGAAGATGAGCTGCACAAAAGGGTTGTGGGTCAGGATGAAGCCATACATGTGGTTTCCGATGCCGTGCGAAGAAGCCGGGCAGGTCTTCAGGATGCCAACCGGCCCATTGGTTCGTTTATTTTCCTGGGCACAACAGGTGTAGGCAAAACGGAGCTGGCACGTGCACTGGCTGAGTTTCTGTTTGACGATGAGGATATGATGACCCGCATCGACATGTCAGAGTACCAGGAGAGACATACCGTTTCGCGACTGGTCGGAGCACCACCGGGATATGTAGGATATGAAGAAGGAGGCCAGCTTACAGAGGCCGTCCGAAGAAAACCTTATTCAGTCATTCTCCTGGATGAAATTGAAAAAGCCCATGCAGACGTTTTCAATATCCTGCTGCAGGTTCTTGATGATGGTCGCCTGACGGACAATAAAGGCCGTATAGCTGATTTCAAAAATACCATCATCATCATGACTTCAAACGTAGGATCTCATCTGATACAGGAAAAAATAGACAATCTTACGGATGAGAACCGCGAGGAAATCATGGAAGAGGTAAGGCAACAGGTATTTCAAATGCTCCGTCAAACCATCAGACCGGAATTTATTAACCGGATAGATGAAATTGTTACTTTTGCTCCGTTAACGAGAGAACAAATTGAACAAATTGTAAGGCTGCAGTTTGAAAGGATCAAAAAGATGCTGGCTAAGCAACATATTGATATTGAACTTACGGATAATGCCGTAGAAGCTCTTGCCAGCAGAGGCTACGATCCACATTATGGCGCGCGACCGGTGCGAAGGGTTATACAGAAAGCCGTAGTGAATGAATTGTCGAAAGAGATCCTGGCCGGCAATATCAACAAAGACAAAAAAGTAACCGTTGATTATGATGGAGAGAACATCACATTTTCCAACTAA